The following are encoded in a window of Penaeus monodon isolate SGIC_2016 chromosome 9, NSTDA_Pmon_1, whole genome shotgun sequence genomic DNA:
- the LOC119576763 gene encoding keratin-associated protein 10-2-like — protein MGLPIASPAATVYGGCPGITCVLLYNGCPSVLRLPQCVKAAPVCYGCLSELRLPQCIKAAPVCYGCPSVLRLPQCVKAASCIKAAPVCYGCPSVLRLPQCVKAAPVCYGCSVCYGCPSVLRLPQCKKAAPVCYGCPSVLGCPSVLWLPQCVTAALVCYGCPNVLRLPQCVMAAPVY, from the exons ATGGGTTTGCCGATCGCGTCTCCAG CTGCCACAGTGTATGGCGGCTGTCCTGGTATTACGTGTGTTCTACTGTATAACGGCTGCCCCAGTGTATTGAGGCTGCCCCAGTGTGTTAAGGCTGCcccagtgtgttacggctgccTCAGTGAACTACGGCTGCCCCAGTGTATTAAGGCTGCcccagtgtgttacggctgccccaGTGTATTAAGGCTGCCCCAGTGTGTTAAGGCTGCCTCA TGTATTAAGGCTGCcccagtgtgttacggctgccccagtgtgttacggctgccccaGTGTGTTAAGGCTGCcccagtgtgttacggctgcTCAGTGTGTTACGGCTGTCCCAGTGTGTTAAGGCTGCCTCAGTGTAAAAAGGCTGCcccagtgtgttacggctgccccaGTGTGTTAGGCTGCCCCAGTGTGTTATGGCTGCcccagtgtgttacggctgctctagtgtgttacggctgccccaATGTGTTACGGCTGCCCCAGTGTGTTATGGCTGCCCCAGTGTATTAA